Proteins from a genomic interval of Kitasatospora kifunensis:
- a CDS encoding TetR/AcrR family transcriptional regulator gives MPVDAELPPQQPIRSVWTRPQRRKREQPSLSREHIVAVALELLDAEGLEALSMRKLGTRLNAGATSLYTHVANKDELLELAVDAVYGEIEPPTPAGRDQWRAAAVSSAQSLRSTFLKHPWMASVVGELGVTQLGPNMARLSEGMLALFETAGLPAGEADFAVSTFAGYVLGMTTSEAAWLTTLARSGQSEQDWVAGLLPAAEEALRDHPQLRAQYAAVRDKDPREVRDEKFDYGLQRVLDGLETRISKP, from the coding sequence ATGCCGGTCGACGCAGAGCTCCCCCCGCAGCAGCCGATCCGTTCGGTCTGGACCCGCCCGCAGCGCCGAAAGCGCGAGCAGCCCTCGCTGAGCCGGGAGCACATCGTCGCCGTCGCGCTCGAACTGCTCGACGCCGAAGGCCTCGAAGCCCTGAGCATGCGCAAGCTCGGCACCCGGCTGAACGCCGGGGCCACCTCGCTCTACACCCACGTGGCCAACAAGGACGAACTGCTCGAACTCGCGGTGGACGCGGTCTACGGCGAGATCGAGCCGCCCACGCCCGCGGGCCGGGACCAGTGGCGGGCGGCCGCCGTCAGCAGCGCGCAGAGCCTTCGGTCGACGTTCCTCAAGCACCCCTGGATGGCCTCCGTGGTCGGCGAGTTGGGGGTGACCCAGCTCGGACCGAACATGGCCCGGCTCTCCGAGGGCATGCTCGCCCTGTTCGAGACCGCCGGCCTGCCCGCGGGCGAGGCCGACTTCGCCGTCTCCACCTTCGCCGGGTACGTCCTCGGCATGACCACCAGCGAGGCCGCCTGGCTGACCACCCTGGCCCGCAGCGGCCAGAGCGAGCAGGACTGGGTGGCGGGCCTGCTGCCGGCCGCCGAGGAGGCGCTCCGCGACCATCCCCAGCTGCGCGCTCAGTACGCCGCGGTCCGCGACAAGGACCCGCGCGAGGTGCGCGACGAGAAGTTCGACTACGGGCTCCAGCGCGTCCTCGACGGCCTGGAGACCAGGATCAGCAAGCCCTGA
- a CDS encoding ABC transporter permease yields the protein MSTRTHTLTDTATMLRRNLRHTLRYPAMTVGSVFGPVIMLLLFVGILGKTLGAGLAATGGHHTGGYIGYIAPGIIITAVASGSMATAVAVCVDMTEGIVDRFRTMPIARVSILAAHVINSMITTVVSTASVIAVAMALGFRPSAGLADWAAAAGLLLLLTFALTWLAVAIGLVSETPEAASNSPMLIVFLPFIGSAFAPAGSMPPVVRQFAEYQPFTPAIETIRGLLTGTPTGHNPVIAIAWCVVIATGGYLWARAGFNRAR from the coding sequence ATGAGCACCCGGACCCACACCCTGACCGACACGGCCACCATGCTGCGGCGCAACCTGCGCCACACCCTGCGCTATCCCGCCATGACGGTCGGGTCCGTCTTCGGCCCGGTGATCATGTTGCTGCTGTTCGTCGGCATCCTGGGCAAGACGCTGGGCGCCGGCCTCGCCGCGACGGGCGGCCACCACACCGGCGGGTACATCGGCTACATCGCCCCCGGGATCATCATCACGGCGGTGGCCTCGGGCAGCATGGCCACGGCGGTGGCGGTGTGCGTGGACATGACCGAGGGCATCGTCGACCGGTTCCGCACCATGCCGATCGCCCGGGTCTCCATTCTGGCCGCACACGTGATCAACAGCATGATCACCACGGTGGTCAGCACCGCGTCGGTCATCGCCGTCGCCATGGCGCTGGGCTTCCGACCAAGTGCCGGGCTCGCCGACTGGGCCGCTGCCGCCGGGCTGCTCCTGCTGCTGACCTTCGCCCTGACCTGGCTCGCGGTGGCGATCGGACTGGTCTCCGAGACGCCCGAGGCGGCCAGCAACAGCCCGATGCTGATCGTCTTCCTGCCCTTCATCGGCAGCGCCTTCGCCCCGGCCGGCTCGATGCCGCCGGTGGTCCGCCAGTTCGCCGAGTACCAGCCCTTCACCCCCGCCATCGAGACGATCCGGGGCCTGCTGACCGGCACCCCGACCGGCCACAACCCGGTCATCGCGATCGCCTGGTGCGTCGTCATCGCCACCGGCGGCTACCTCTGGGCGCGCGCCGGGTTCAACCGCGCACGCTGA